One window of the Cotesia glomerata isolate CgM1 linkage group LG10, MPM_Cglom_v2.3, whole genome shotgun sequence genome contains the following:
- the LOC123272492 gene encoding venom metalloproteinase 3-like, producing MAFVLAKSFNNSIPLDQQIQQFIDHECQVEKCDVSKIEWPHVRKRSIDSKILLSIMIFGKSVILNLVPSKNLLVGSNTPVYYLDTQYDFLRIKVKTHIFREEQWELYEDEKEFTSIYVKIYPDGSRRIQFGYVGSELYTIEPVSENFPDSEGSYYLARAYNRIHNITEALIKSWQSISEVVYPELLLIIDNQVYAKYNENQNLFPYLLTFWNVVNLLFRPLRDPRIETSIAGIMIAQDEKVIHYMSGNQYEYKKKNYVCYEEMALTVSKYLYSRQDIIPQDTYDIFFVLTTKPDDNSDDSEFIHGLSIFGGACHIDTSTKELNRAIVMYESNHVTDINVAVHELAHSLNVQHNEDVDISCVFPDTIMSTDLENLSRNWSKCSIDTLRNISRNRKFSCLYNTPNFINPLIDDEQGITRSPNGKWLEFRAVISKEMRELIDPKEFNSNKAIEVSFENNKIVIQLIKKSLSTLRNVSRQYNFIRIVPDDEKIIIDLKSINLMKNINIFYQNKSIHVYQDADEELGGRKNLPTLPPLHISANSEDLITIKTHDLDFNKLIEVFYEDNKLVVTQNIKMMEDEFFSGNDVIDLNKNYVVSDDFKVYIRPFQLNSDQVIRIYHNNTSIYISLSDIGNMND from the exons ATGGCTTTTGTTTTGGCAAAATCA ttcaataATTCGATACCGCTAGATCAGCAAATACAACAATTTATTGATCACGAGTGTCAAG TAGAGAAATGTGATGTATCAAAAATCGAATGGCCGCATGTAAGAAAACGATCTATTGACTCGAAAATTCTGCTttcaataatgatttttggtAAATCAGTAATTTTGAACCTTGTAccgtcaaaaaatttgttagttgGATCTAACACTCCAGTCTATTATTTAGACACTCAATATGATTTTTTACGAATCAAAGTGAAAACACAT aTATTTCGCGAAGAACAATGGGAGTTGTATGAAGACGAAAAAGAATTCACTTCAATTTATGTCAAAATTTATCCTGACGGATCTAGACGAattcaa TTTGGTTACGTAGGAAGTGAACTTTATACAATTGAACCTGTGTCAGAAAATTTTCCTGACTCTGAAGGAAGCTACTATTTGGCGCGAGCTTATAACAGAATCCATAATATTACAGAAG CCTTGATCAAAAGTTGGCAATCAATCTCCGAAGTGGTTTATCCGGAATTACTGTTGATAATTGATAACCAAGTGTATGCTAAATACAATGAAAACCAAAATTTGTTTCCTTACTTATTGACATTTTGGAATGTCGTCAATCTGCTATTTCGTCCATTGAGAGATCCGAGAATAGAAACAAGTATCGCCGGGATTATGATTGCTCaa gATGAAAAAGTCATCCATTATATGAGTGGAAATCAATATGAATATAAGAAAAAGAATTATGTATGCTACGAAGAAATGGCGCTTACCGTATCTAAATATTTGTACAGTAGACAAGATATTATTCCTCAAGatacttatgatatatttttcgttTTAACGAC aAAACCAGATGATAATAGTGATGATTCGGAGTTCATTCACGGTCTATCAATCTTCGGAGGTGCTTGTCATATTGACACAAGTACAAAGGAACTAAATCGAGCTATTGTTATGTACGAAAGTAATCATGTTACTGACATAAATGTTGCTGTTCATGAACTGGCTCACTC ATTAAACGTTCAACATAATGAGGACGTAGATATTAGTTGTGTGTTTCCTGATACTATAATGTCGACAGACTTGGAAAATCTTAGCAGAAATTGGTCCAAATGTTCAATTGACACTTTGCGTAATATTTCCAG aaatagaaaattttcatgtcTGTACAACACACCTAATTTCATAAACCCGCTAATTGATGATGAACAAGGTATTACTCGAAGTCCAAATGGGAAATGGTTGGAATTTCGTGCGGTTATAAGCAAGGAAATGAGAGAATTGATAGATCCAAAAGAATTTAACAGTAATAAAGCGATTGAAGtttcatttgaaaataataaaatagtgattcaactgattaaaaaatcattatctaCGTTAAGAAATGTTTCAAGGCAATATAATTTCATTAGAATTGTGCCtgatgatgaaaaaataatcatcgaTTTAAAGTCTATCaacttgatgaaaaatataaatatattttatcaaaataaatctaTACATGTTTATCAAGATGCAGATGAAGAACTTGGTGGAAGAAAAAATCTTCCAACTTTACCTCCTTTGCATATTTCTGCAAACAGCGAAGATTTAATAACTATCAAAACTCATGACCTTGATTTTAACAAACTGATTGAAGTGTTTTACGAGGATAACAAATTAGTGGTTactcaaaatatcaaaatgatggaggatgaatttttttctgggAACGATGTGATTgatcttaataaaaattacgttgTGTCTGATGATTTTAAAGTATATATCCGCCCGTTTCAATTAAACTCTGATCAAGTAATACGTATTTATCATAACAATACATCAATATATATTTCTCTAAGTGATATCGGAAATATGAATGATTGA
- the LOC123272522 gene encoding uridine-cytidine kinase-like — translation MSRKMSGMNGIEGKTPFLIGVSGGTASGKTTVCNRIMEKLGQVDMDQTERKVVCISQDSFYRNLTPAEIILAEKGQFNFDHPEAFDNDLIISTLKDILAGIKCQVPTYDYCTHSRVQGQSITIYPADVVLFEGILVFYLAKIRDLFHMKLFVDTDSDTRLARRVARDIKERGRDLSSVLNQYMNNVKPAFEEFGLPTKKFADIIIPRGADNSVAIDLIVHHIWDILDLKKMNGAEMTPASIQHPYLHRRRISESPDTISRSFISDLNGFH, via the coding sequence ATGTCAAGGAAAATGTCCGGGATGAACGGCATTGAAGGCAAGACTCCCTTCCTGATCGGCGTCTCCGGAGGAACAGCCAGCGGGAAGACCACCGTCTGCAATCGTATTATGGAGAAGCTGGGGCAAGTAGATATGGACCAGACTGAGCGTAAAGTCGTCTGCATATCCCAGGACTCCTTCTACCGGAACCTTACTCCAGCGGAAATAATTCTAGCGGAGAAAGGTCAGTTTAACTTCGACCACCCCGAAGCTTTCGACAACGACCTCATTATCTCCACTCTCAAGGATATTCTCGCTGGAATCAAATGCCAAGTTCCGACTTATGATTATTGCACCCACAGCCGAGTTCAAGGCCAGTCGATAACTATTTACCCAGCAGATGTCGTATTATTTGAAGGAATCCTGGTATTTTACTTGGCCAAGATTCGGGATTTATTTCACATGAAATTATTTGTCGACACTGATTCCGACACCCGATTGGCACGTCGTGTTGCTCGAGACATTAAGGAAAGAGGCCGAGATCTGAGCTCCGTGTTGAACCAGTACATGAACAATGTGAAACCAGCGTTCGAGGAATTTGGTTTGCCAACCAAGAAGTTTGCGGATATTATAATTCCCCGCGGTGCTGATAACTCAGTCGCGATAGACCTTATCGTCCACCACATCTGGGATATTTTggatttgaagaaaatgaatgGAGCTGAAATGACGCCGGCGTCTATACAGCATCCGTATCTTCACCGTAGGCGGATTTCTGAATCACCTGACACTATTAGCAGATCATTCATTTCTGATTTAAATGGTTTTCATTGA